One segment of Ricinus communis isolate WT05 ecotype wild-type chromosome 8, ASM1957865v1, whole genome shotgun sequence DNA contains the following:
- the LOC8263323 gene encoding NAC domain-containing protein 40, translating to MAGVSRETQMSIEASSMFPGFRFSPTDVELISYYLKKKMEGAEKCVEVISEVEICSHEPWDLPAKAVIQSENEWFFFSARGRKYPNGTQSRRATELGYWKATGKERNVKSGSDVIGTKRTLVFHIGRAPKGERTEWIMHEYCMHGKPQDSLVVCRLRRNVEFRPNDNSNRNSLNRRQLSASDGGIERTGMSEGDKRAECSRKCSSSYDSHSIEQIDSASESDQKLSNEAPLAESSCQQQDSDKEEDFYADILKDDIVKLDETPFSEAQELLPFIAGKAETQAQAQMQQPMGIIVSQAIPPNSIASQGIANRRIKLKRQAPPAADAEPSGSGKEEESPKCVVSMAKHRPIFIVFIILTLLALLASWLWGSLHTKRMTYGILYKAFWD from the exons atggCGGGAGTGTCGAGAGAGACGCAGATGTCGATAGAAGCATCGTCTATGTTTCCTGGGTTCCGTTTTTCCCCGACGGACGTTgaattaatatcttattaccTCAAGAAGAAGATGGAGGGCGCTGAGAAGTGTGTCGAGGTTATTTCTGAGGTTGAGATTTGCAGTCACGAACCCTGGGATTTACCTG CCAAAGCTGTAATCCAGTCCGAGAACGAATGGTTCTTCTTTTCTGCTCGTGGAAGAAAATACCCAAATGGCACCCAAAGTAGGAGGGCAACAGAACTCGGTTACTGGAAGGCAACtgggaaagaaagaaatgtcAAGTCTGGCTCTGATGTCATTGGTACTAAGAGAACTCTTGTCTTCCACATTGGTCGTGCACCTAAAGGGGAGAGGACTGAATGGATTATGCATGAATATTGCATGCATGGCAAACCCCAG GATTCTCTTGTTGTTTGCCGCCTTCGAAGAAATGTTGAGTTTCGTCCGAATGATAATTCCAACCGAAATTCTCTAAATAGGAGACAGTTATCAGCTTCTGATGGTGGAATTGAGCGGACGGGCATGTCTGAAGGGGACAAGAGAGCAGAATGCTCAAGAAAGTGTAGTAGCAGTTATGATTCTCATTCTATTGAGCAAATTGATTCGGCATCTGAATCTGATCAGAAACTATCAAACGAGGCTCCTCTGGCAGAGTCATCTTGCCAACAGCAG GATTCTGATAAAGAAGAAGATTTTTATGCTGATATACTGAAAGATGATATAGTTAAATTGGATGAGACTCCATTTTCTGAAGCGCAAGAGCTCCTTCCGTTCATTGCCGGTAAGGCTGAGACGCAGGCACAAGCTCAAATGCAACAGCCTATGGGAATAATTGTGTCGCAAGCAATTCCACCAAATTCAATTGCTTCCCAAGGAATAGCAAACAGAAGAATCAAATTAAAGAGGCAAGCACCCCCTGCGGCTGATGCAGAGCCATCTGGAAGCGGCAAGGAGGAGGAGTCGCCAAAATGTGTGGTTAGCATGGCAAAACACAGACCcatatttatagtttttattatcCTGACATTGCTGGCTTTGTTAGCGTCTTGGTTATGGGGTTCCTTGCATACGAAGAGAATGACATACGGAATCCTGTACAAAGCCTTCTGGGACTGA
- the LOC8263324 gene encoding secoisolariciresinol dehydrogenase: protein MSTLSLLSGALRRLEGKVALITGAASGIGECAARLFSKHGANLVIADVQDELGHSVCRELDSPSSVSYIHCNVTREEDVENAVNTAVSKYGKLDIMFNNAGVVGIAKPNILDNDKAEFEKIISVNLVGAFLGTKHAARVMIPNRKGSIINTASVCSIIGGVASHAYTSSKHGVVGLTRNTAVELGRHGIRVNCVSPYLVATPLAKDFFKLDDDGVYRVYSVLKEAVLGPEDVAEAALYLGSDESKYVSGHNLVVDGGFTKVNPGFCMFPQSI from the exons ATGTCAACCCTCTCACTATTGTCAGGAGCTCTAAGAAG GCTGGAAGGCAAGGTGGCTCTGATCACAGGAGCTGCTAGCGGCATCGGCGAGTGTGCTGCCAGACTTTTCTCCAAACACGGAGCTAATCTGGTGATTGCAGATGTCCAGGACGAATTAGGCCACTCAGTCTGCAGAGAACTGGATTCTCCATCGTCTGTCTCATACATTCACTGCAATGTTACCAGAGAAGAAGATGTAGAAAATGCTGTGAATACAGCAGTTTCCAAGTATGGGAAATTAGACATCATGTTCAATAATGCTGGTGTCGTTGGGATAGCAAAACCAAACATACTTGACAATGACAAGGCCGAATTTGAGAAGATTATTAGTGTCAATTTAGTAGGTGCTTTCCTGGGTACTAAGCATGCAGCTCGTGTAATGATCCCCAATCGCAAAGGCAGCATAATAAATACAGCTAGTGTATGTTCAATAATTGGAGGGGTAGCATCACATGCTTACACAAGTTCCAAGCATGGAGTTGTAGGACTGACGAGAAATACAGCAGTGGAGTTAGGGCGACATGGAATTAGAGTAAACTGCGTGTCGCCATACCTGGTTGCAACCCCACTTGCAAAAGATTTCTTTAAGCTGGATGATGATGGAGTCTATCGTGTTTATTCAGTCCTTAAGGAAGCAGTGCTCGGTCCAGAAGATGTAGCTGAGGCAGCTCTTTACTTAGGAAGTGATGAGTCTAAATATGTTAGTGGACATAATCTGGTGGTAGATGGAGGGTTCACAAAAGTGAACCCAGGTTTCTGTATGTTCCCACAATCTATTTGA
- the LOC8263325 gene encoding uncharacterized protein LOC8263325, protein MSRPMLLVFLLLVLIITSQFEWRQQLVNDIDTAPAVAAKHQLLSKREEVVKEKVILSQEKNIYRLNELVRSLQQQLLQCRCNNETTNSTASTLNEHVIELE, encoded by the exons ATGTCTAGACCTATGCTACTCGTCTTTCTTTTACTTGTACTCATCATCACCTCTCAGTTTGAATGGAGACAACAACTTGTAAATGACATTGATACCGCTCCTGCCGTCGCTGCCAAGCACCAACTGTTATCAAAAAGGGAAGAGGTTGTCAAGGAGAAG GTCATCTTATCCCAAGAGAAGAATATTTATAGACTAAATGAGCTTGTTCGGAGTCTTCAGCAGCAGCTGCTGCAGTGCAGGTGCAACAACGAGACAACAAATAGCACTGCTAGCACTTTGAATGAACATGTTATTGAGCTTGAATGA